The following proteins come from a genomic window of Candidatus Latescibacterota bacterium:
- a CDS encoding energy transducer TonB has product MGKIIDYDKRRTKRLVYLLPVAFLVLIIILMTIEHTQVVDRFFYVGYEGPMQILPEITIIDDKSLQAEIFSEERHDMVAREIELISDDEQDVEEEDPEFSTAPEKEVEEIFDNVTGRDFIKTYASHTDVPFREDYVILTMVKPVYPEDAMALRREGYVLVEVYIDETGRVAEAWVRKVYGIESFEIASIEAVKQFRFKPVMENGEPQSFWVSFLISFRLN; this is encoded by the coding sequence ATGGGCAAGATCATAGACTACGACAAGCGACGCACAAAGAGACTCGTCTACCTTCTTCCAGTAGCCTTTCTGGTCCTGATAATCATACTTATGACTATCGAGCACACTCAGGTAGTAGACAGATTTTTCTATGTCGGTTACGAAGGACCGATGCAGATCCTCCCGGAGATCACTATCATAGACGACAAGAGTCTCCAGGCCGAGATATTCTCGGAAGAGCGCCATGATATGGTGGCCAGGGAGATCGAACTTATCAGCGACGACGAACAGGATGTTGAAGAAGAGGACCCTGAGTTCAGCACAGCCCCGGAAAAAGAAGTAGAAGAGATCTTCGACAATGTCACAGGCAGGGATTTTATAAAGACCTACGCTTCACACACGGATGTCCCTTTCAGGGAGGATTATGTCATCCTCACTATGGTAAAACCTGTCTATCCCGAGGACGCCATGGCCCTGAGAAGGGAAGGCTACGTACTGGTCGAAGTGTATATCGACGAAACAGGTCGTGTAGCGGAAGCCTGGGTAAGAAAAGTGTACGGTATCGAGAGTTTCGAGATAGCGTCCATTGAGGCTGTGAAGCAGTTCAGGTTCAAACCTGTTATGGAAAATGGGGAACCACAATCGTTCTGGGTCAGTTTCCTGATCAGTTTCAGATTGAATTAG
- a CDS encoding gamma carbonic anhydrase family protein: MIEEFQGISPEIGEDVYIAPTASVVGDVSIKKGSSVWHSAVVRGDCWKIRIGSYSNIQDGVVCHVTTGGPELVVGDHVTVGHNAVIHSCSIGNGSLIGMGAVVLDGVEIGEGSIVAANSILLENTIIPPGSLVAGVPGTIRRELSEDVIDGLREQAIEYHSLAMSYLGRVKFSRKVK; encoded by the coding sequence TTGATCGAGGAATTCCAGGGTATTTCACCGGAAATAGGAGAAGATGTATATATAGCACCTACTGCCAGTGTGGTAGGCGATGTGTCGATCAAGAAGGGGTCCAGTGTGTGGCACAGTGCCGTGGTACGTGGAGATTGCTGGAAGATACGTATCGGGTCATACTCGAACATCCAGGATGGAGTCGTGTGTCATGTTACGACCGGAGGACCCGAGCTGGTGGTCGGGGATCATGTGACTGTGGGACACAACGCTGTTATTCACTCCTGCAGTATCGGTAACGGATCGCTCATCGGGATGGGTGCTGTTGTTCTTGATGGAGTCGAAATAGGGGAAGGTTCGATTGTCGCAGCTAACAGCATTCTTCTGGAAAACACGATTATTCCACCGGGCTCTCTCGTTGCAGGTGTGCCTGGAACGATCCGCCGCGAATTGAGCGAGGATGTTATAGACGGACTCAGGGAACAGGCCATTGAGTACCATTCACTTGCCATGTCTTACCTTGGCCGGGTCAAATTTTCAAGGAAGGTCAAATGA
- a CDS encoding N-acetylmuramoyl-L-alanine amidase, with translation MKKLLLKAVIASLIAGMVAGCAQRISKWDSLYDQLSEEPGKFDRSVLEGRRIVIDPGHGGSFKGAVGIDSLTESDANLGVALYLWGMLDEAGADVHLTRSTDRDFLPAGSEELRDDLAARVELANRFEPEVFISIHHNSNISLDRKRNRIEVYYRSMDPSASLELAEDIHLHLARNLGIETSCIKPGNYHVLRNSDAGASVLGEASYISHPEVEKRLKISTRQRLEAEAYYLGLLSYFSRGVPVIEHIDSSCDTLFLPGSISFRVKRGAGVALVPGSMRVTMNGRELGSVWSPTKGILSCPLPIDIPNSQYSFRASARSTGGARSVSNPVRIAVNRPAKFFLPMPPRRLADGLLSLSIQILDELGGPISDGTSVKVASRSRGHISRSRTSGGLISFASSRLEALESFHVSCGDAADTILFSQSDALGLTIKVIDTLSGNPIDTPLLLLPDGTSRTGDEKGLLELPLSLFEDRMILTARGYRPCPLMPEDTIKRPVIELTPVFGGILQGRRVVLDPAGGGDDSYGISPDLVRGSTINLELARRVKDILESAGVKVLMTREGEETLSVYERIDRVNRFAPHLALGLRFGGNHGPDESRFTFHHYPGSTRGRAAAENLMNALDGVPPASETEIVESASLFLQQTSCPACAIFAPLGRSTEKIFRNPVWLELESSRIAAGIIRSFSRKLTPCSPYSISLARNGLPVEQAHISVDGVFSATTGVDGSAAFYCMDEGRHFITISLPVGDAPGMLEIDTASAVDGKIFIDID, from the coding sequence ATGAAGAAATTACTGCTGAAAGCCGTTATCGCCAGCCTTATTGCCGGGATGGTGGCAGGCTGTGCTCAACGCATATCAAAATGGGACTCTCTGTACGACCAGCTCAGTGAGGAACCTGGAAAATTCGACCGGAGCGTTCTTGAAGGCCGGAGGATAGTGATCGATCCGGGACATGGAGGAAGTTTCAAAGGTGCTGTCGGAATTGACAGTCTGACAGAATCTGATGCCAACCTGGGCGTCGCCCTGTACCTTTGGGGCATGCTCGACGAGGCCGGCGCGGACGTCCACTTGACAAGATCTACGGATCGCGATTTTCTTCCTGCCGGTTCTGAAGAACTCAGGGATGACCTTGCAGCACGGGTAGAACTCGCTAATCGATTCGAACCTGAGGTCTTTATCTCCATACATCACAATTCGAATATCTCGCTGGACAGGAAACGCAACCGTATCGAAGTCTACTACCGGAGCATGGACCCTTCCGCTTCACTTGAGCTGGCAGAAGATATACACCTTCACCTTGCCAGAAATCTCGGAATAGAGACTTCATGTATCAAACCAGGTAATTATCATGTGCTCAGAAACTCTGACGCAGGAGCCTCTGTCCTTGGAGAAGCAAGCTACATATCTCATCCCGAAGTTGAAAAACGCCTGAAAATCTCAACCCGGCAGAGGCTGGAAGCAGAGGCATATTATCTCGGCCTCCTTTCATATTTCTCCCGTGGAGTCCCAGTCATCGAGCATATCGATTCAAGCTGCGACACACTTTTTCTTCCCGGATCGATATCGTTCAGAGTAAAAAGAGGCGCTGGAGTAGCACTCGTACCCGGCTCCATGCGTGTCACTATGAACGGCCGGGAACTTGGCTCCGTCTGGTCTCCGACAAAAGGGATCCTTTCATGTCCACTCCCCATCGATATACCGAACAGTCAGTATTCTTTCAGGGCTTCCGCACGCTCAACGGGAGGAGCCCGCTCGGTCAGTAATCCTGTCAGAATAGCGGTCAACAGACCGGCGAAGTTCTTCCTTCCAATGCCACCCCGCAGGCTGGCGGACGGATTGCTTTCCCTGTCGATACAGATCCTTGATGAACTTGGCGGCCCCATTTCCGATGGAACAAGCGTAAAGGTAGCCTCCCGCTCAAGAGGCCATATCTCCAGAAGCAGGACTTCGGGCGGCCTGATCTCCTTTGCATCCTCCAGACTGGAAGCCCTTGAGAGTTTTCATGTCTCTTGCGGGGATGCTGCTGACACCATACTGTTCTCCCAGTCCGATGCGCTCGGGTTGACTATTAAAGTCATCGATACCCTGTCAGGAAATCCCATCGATACTCCACTGCTTTTACTGCCTGACGGAACATCAAGGACAGGTGATGAGAAAGGTCTGCTTGAATTGCCGCTGTCGCTTTTTGAAGATCGTATGATCCTTACAGCCAGGGGATACCGCCCCTGCCCGCTTATGCCAGAAGATACTATCAAGAGACCGGTGATCGAGCTTACCCCGGTATTCGGAGGCATCCTCCAGGGACGTCGTGTGGTCCTTGATCCGGCCGGAGGAGGCGATGACAGTTACGGCATCAGCCCGGACCTTGTGAGAGGATCGACTATCAATCTCGAACTTGCGAGAAGGGTAAAAGACATCCTCGAATCAGCAGGAGTGAAAGTCCTGATGACAAGAGAGGGTGAAGAAACCCTGTCGGTCTACGAAAGGATAGACAGGGTGAATCGGTTCGCTCCGCACCTGGCACTCGGACTCAGGTTCGGCGGAAATCATGGTCCGGATGAGTCGAGATTCACCTTCCACCATTACCCGGGCAGCACACGGGGAAGAGCGGCGGCAGAGAACCTGATGAACGCGCTTGACGGCGTTCCTCCTGCCTCGGAAACAGAGATCGTCGAGTCAGCATCTCTATTCCTGCAACAGACATCCTGCCCTGCCTGTGCCATATTCGCGCCCCTTGGAAGATCCACAGAGAAGATATTTCGTAATCCAGTCTGGCTCGAACTCGAATCATCCAGGATAGCCGCAGGCATCATTCGATCCTTCTCCCGGAAACTGACCCCCTGTTCACCGTATTCGATCAGCCTGGCGAGAAACGGGCTCCCCGTAGAACAGGCACATATCTCGGTCGATGGAGTCTTTTCCGCTACGACAGGAGTGGATGGAAGTGCCGCGTTCTATTGCATGGATGAGGGAAGGCATTTTATAACGATATCTCTTCCCGTTGGTGACGCTCCCGGAATGTTGGAAATCGACACCGCTTCGGCAGTGGACGGAAAGATCTTCATCGATATCGATTGA
- a CDS encoding ABC transporter substrate-binding protein, with the protein MIRWTILFLLAPLFTSCAQAPPDLSMVRTPEEACGDLETKIRTFLFDEDYKEVRKSGLRYIEQCGGTDIIDEVRLMTGRACVETGRLTEARNILLPVAGGDIPSSDRGEALLILAGIDRARGLFYDAAVSLLGALSSDLGDASRMTARESLSEVTSLMPEGRLERIREEYGSFNGIGIVLEACLAFAEADSDTSKVRLLREHLSSIDEKRTIPDRAVSRNIISSVSESRGDGRLSGMSLGLLCPLSGRFSPLGEAFLWGASIAMKEGARRGMGGVELIVGDTGANPLVALNAARRMVDEEEVSAIAGCILSAPTIAASQVAQAESVVMFSTVATEAGISSIGDHIFQAENDQNTEIAAIAWIACVEMELERIAFLSPEDPASRKTERLFRENIERLGSSLVISDYYNEGSTDFLENIERIRGASPEALFIASDAEDLILILPQLSFYEFGVQLLGSSSWNSRNLIRMTARDMEGAVFPAESDISGEEQILRSAAILVDDESGEVNRFSTGGYIGVRKMLEVMKDATESGRNLRDEMEKNMENKQHRFIELVSGDGIVFYTIRDESLVRFTTLRLSH; encoded by the coding sequence ATGATCAGATGGACGATCCTGTTTCTCCTGGCGCCCCTTTTTACCTCATGCGCGCAGGCACCTCCTGACCTTTCAATGGTTCGGACACCCGAGGAAGCATGTGGAGATCTCGAGACCAAGATCAGGACATTCCTCTTTGACGAGGATTACAAGGAAGTCAGGAAATCGGGTCTGCGCTATATCGAGCAGTGTGGAGGAACCGATATTATCGATGAAGTGAGGCTGATGACAGGCCGGGCCTGCGTGGAAACAGGACGCCTCACGGAAGCCAGGAATATTTTGCTTCCCGTCGCGGGAGGCGATATCCCGTCTTCGGACAGGGGCGAGGCTCTACTGATACTTGCGGGGATAGACCGGGCGAGGGGGCTTTTCTATGACGCAGCTGTTTCCCTGCTCGGGGCACTTTCTTCGGACCTTGGCGATGCGTCGAGGATGACTGCCAGAGAAAGTCTGAGTGAAGTGACTTCCCTGATGCCGGAGGGCAGACTTGAACGTATCAGGGAAGAATACGGATCATTCAACGGGATCGGGATAGTCCTCGAAGCATGTCTGGCATTTGCAGAGGCCGACAGCGACACATCGAAGGTGAGGCTGCTTAGAGAGCATCTCAGCTCAATCGATGAAAAGCGAACCATACCCGACCGGGCCGTCAGCAGAAACATCATATCGTCCGTGTCTGAAAGCAGAGGCGATGGCAGACTCTCCGGTATGAGTCTCGGGCTTCTTTGTCCGCTTAGCGGCAGGTTCTCGCCACTCGGAGAGGCTTTTCTATGGGGCGCCTCCATAGCGATGAAAGAAGGCGCGAGAAGAGGAATGGGAGGGGTGGAACTTATTGTCGGCGATACGGGTGCCAATCCGCTTGTCGCGCTGAATGCAGCAAGAAGGATGGTAGATGAGGAAGAAGTGTCCGCCATTGCCGGGTGCATTCTCAGCGCGCCTACAATAGCGGCTTCACAGGTCGCACAGGCGGAGAGCGTGGTCATGTTTTCTACGGTCGCTACAGAGGCCGGGATCTCCAGTATAGGTGATCATATATTCCAGGCGGAAAATGATCAAAACACAGAGATCGCCGCCATTGCCTGGATAGCCTGTGTCGAGATGGAGCTTGAGAGGATAGCATTTTTGTCGCCCGAAGATCCTGCTTCGAGAAAGACAGAGCGCTTGTTCAGAGAGAATATCGAACGTTTGGGATCTTCCCTTGTGATCAGTGATTATTACAATGAAGGCAGCACCGATTTTCTTGAGAATATCGAGCGTATCAGGGGTGCAAGTCCTGAAGCTCTGTTTATAGCTTCCGATGCGGAAGACCTCATACTTATTCTGCCCCAGTTGTCTTTTTATGAATTCGGGGTCCAGTTACTCGGATCCAGTTCGTGGAATTCACGAAACCTGATCAGAATGACAGCAAGAGATATGGAAGGTGCAGTCTTTCCCGCAGAGAGCGATATCAGCGGTGAAGAACAGATACTGCGGTCTGCAGCGATCCTGGTCGACGACGAGTCCGGCGAGGTCAACAGGTTCTCTACAGGAGGATATATCGGAGTGAGGAAGATGCTCGAAGTCATGAAAGATGCCACGGAGTCGGGCAGGAATCTCCGTGACGAGATGGAAAAGAATATGGAGAACAAGCAACACAGGTTTATCGAACTGGTCAGCGGTGACGGCATCGTATTCTACACGATCAGGGACGAGAGCCTGGTCAGGTTCACCACCCTTCGTCTTTCTCACTAA